A section of the Devosia rhizoryzae genome encodes:
- a CDS encoding N5-glutamine methyltransferase family protein, which translates to MGQLWRRWRDVLDRDGFATATLDAKLLTGHALGLDALALSLRENEPVSDAIASRVDQLLRRRMTGESVARIIGEREFYGLAFGLNAATLEPRTDTELLVDLALKALPRGGHLLDLGTGTGCIPISILVNRPDTSAMATDVSAEALEMAERNAGRHGVAGRIDFARGSWFEALTSPFGGEVDAVSRRVRGPSAKDEEGPLTRPSADLSPRGRGEEGFDLIVSNPPYIASAVIDTLSPEVKSFDPMLALDGGRDGIEPYRVIASASGHYLRHGGQVMVEIGYDQGRSVALLFEGAGFSDVAVHRDLAGLDRVVVAHHL; encoded by the coding sequence ATCGGCCAGCTCTGGCGCCGTTGGCGCGACGTGCTGGACCGAGATGGTTTTGCGACGGCGACGCTGGATGCAAAGCTCCTTACCGGGCATGCGCTGGGCCTCGATGCGCTAGCGCTGTCGCTTCGGGAAAATGAACCTGTTTCCGACGCGATAGCCAGCCGAGTCGACCAGCTGTTGCGGCGGCGGATGACGGGGGAGTCCGTGGCGCGCATCATCGGCGAGCGGGAATTTTATGGTCTCGCCTTTGGCCTCAATGCGGCAACGCTCGAGCCGCGTACCGATACCGAGCTGCTGGTCGATCTGGCGCTCAAGGCCCTGCCGCGAGGTGGCCACTTGCTGGACCTCGGGACCGGGACGGGGTGCATCCCGATCTCGATACTGGTCAATCGTCCGGATACGAGCGCGATGGCGACGGATGTTTCAGCCGAGGCGCTGGAGATGGCCGAGCGTAATGCCGGGCGGCATGGCGTGGCGGGGCGGATCGACTTTGCGCGGGGGAGTTGGTTCGAGGCTCTTACCTCTCCCTTTGGGGGGGAGGTCGACGCGGTATCGCGTCGGGTGAGGGGGCCTTCTGCCAAGGATGAGGAAGGCCCCCTCACCCGGCCCTCGGCCGACCTCTCCCCCAGAGGGAGAGGTGAAGAGGGGTTCGATCTGATTGTTTCGAATCCGCCTTATATCGCTAGCGCGGTGATCGATACCCTTTCGCCTGAGGTGAAGTCGTTCGATCCGATGCTGGCATTGGACGGGGGTCGAGATGGGATCGAGCCTTATCGGGTGATCGCGTCGGCTTCCGGGCACTATCTCAGGCATGGCGGGCAGGTCATGGTCGAAATCGGCTATGACCAGGGACGGAGCGTTGCCTTGCTGTTCGAAGGCGCCGGTTTTTCCGATGTCGCCGTGCATCGCGATCTGGCGGGGCTTGATCGTGTGGTTGTCGCGCACCACTTGTGA
- a CDS encoding DUF4167 domain-containing protein — protein sequence MRPNNQNKNRQRNRNGGRKHVNPLSRNYESNGPDVKVRGNAAHVAEKYLQLARDAQSSGDSVMAENYLQHAEHYFRIVSSAQQALNGPRDGQSQDDLDFDDDANDVNSRFSSPQPIQQPQDNGGYQDNGGNNGGQREGRENGHGGERREYRETRENRDNANRENRETVVAGEGEQPVVQAAGEPVQAAPGEEAGEQAPRKPRERRPRRRRPAAGEGGEQAPAGEAEVSELPAFLTGNPANAAE from the coding sequence ATGAGACCAAACAATCAAAACAAGAACCGGCAGCGTAATCGCAATGGCGGGCGCAAGCACGTCAATCCGCTGTCACGCAACTACGAGAGCAACGGCCCGGACGTGAAGGTGCGCGGCAACGCAGCCCATGTCGCGGAAAAGTACCTGCAGCTCGCCCGTGACGCGCAATCGAGCGGCGACTCGGTGATGGCCGAAAACTATCTCCAGCACGCCGAGCATTATTTCCGCATCGTTTCTTCCGCGCAGCAGGCCCTGAACGGCCCGCGCGATGGCCAGAGCCAGGATGATCTGGATTTCGACGACGATGCCAACGACGTCAATTCCCGCTTTTCCTCGCCGCAGCCGATTCAGCAGCCGCAGGACAATGGCGGCTACCAGGACAATGGTGGCAATAATGGCGGCCAGCGCGAAGGTCGCGAAAACGGCCATGGCGGTGAGCGGCGTGAGTATCGCGAAACGCGCGAAAACCGCGACAACGCCAATCGCGAGAACCGCGAGACTGTTGTAGCCGGAGAAGGCGAACAGCCTGTCGTCCAGGCAGCCGGAGAACCGGTGCAGGCCGCTCCCGGCGAAGAAGCCGGTGAGCAGGCGCCCCGCAAGCCGCGCGAACGTCGTCCACGCCGTCGCCGTCCAGCGGCAGGCGAGGGGGGCGAGCAGGCCCCTGCAGGCGAGGCCGAGGTGAGCGAGCTCCCGGCTTTCCTTACCGGCAATCCAGCCAACGCCGCCGAGTAA